One stretch of Flavobacterium sp. 9 DNA includes these proteins:
- a CDS encoding ring-cleaving dioxygenase — protein MENKILGLHHITAIAGDAKRNFNFYSNILGLRFIKKTVNFDDPGTYHFYFGDEVGSAGTILTFFPWGEGIQQGRKGSGMATEIGYSVPKGSLDFWQERFEKYNVIYNKPAEKFGEKYLTFLDPDGLKLELIESKTGDNRKAWETDEVKADVATKGFHNITLTLNSIKATATILTDIFGYKLIDQDVNRYRYATDAVENAAIVDLVELPEEKRGLGANGTVHHVAFRVENDEILMHFREKIEEYGLQITQQIDRNYFHSLYFREPGGVLFEIATENPGFTVDEPLEELGKNLKLPAQYESDRAAIEAHLVKIN, from the coding sequence ATGGAAAATAAAATTTTAGGCTTACACCATATTACTGCAATTGCTGGTGACGCAAAACGTAATTTCAACTTTTATTCTAACATATTAGGATTAAGATTCATTAAAAAAACAGTGAATTTTGATGATCCTGGAACGTATCATTTTTACTTTGGTGACGAAGTTGGAAGTGCGGGAACAATCTTAACTTTTTTCCCTTGGGGAGAAGGAATTCAACAAGGAAGAAAAGGTTCTGGAATGGCAACAGAAATTGGATATTCTGTACCAAAAGGAAGTCTTGATTTCTGGCAAGAACGTTTCGAAAAATACAATGTAATTTATAATAAACCGGCTGAAAAATTCGGAGAAAAATATCTTACTTTCTTAGATCCGGACGGTTTAAAATTAGAATTAATCGAGTCTAAAACTGGCGATAACAGAAAAGCATGGGAAACTGATGAAGTAAAAGCTGACGTTGCTACAAAAGGTTTTCATAACATCACTTTGACTTTGAATAGTATCAAAGCTACCGCTACAATTTTAACAGATATATTTGGTTATAAATTGATTGACCAAGACGTAAACAGATATCGTTATGCAACAGATGCGGTAGAAAATGCTGCAATTGTTGACTTAGTAGAATTACCGGAAGAAAAACGCGGTTTAGGAGCAAACGGAACTGTACATCACGTGGCTTTCAGAGTAGAAAATGACGAAATTTTAATGCACTTCCGTGAAAAAATCGAAGAATACGGATTGCAAATTACGCAACAGATTGACAGAAATTATTTCCACTCTCTATATTTCAGAGAGCCAGGAGGAGTTTTATTCGAAATCGCTACAGAAAACCCTGGATTTACTGTTGATGAGCCACTAGAAGAATTAGGTAAAAATCTGAAACTTCCTGCACAATATGAATCTGATAGAGCTGCAATTGAAGCACATTTGGTTAAAATTAATTAA
- a CDS encoding aminotransferase class V-fold PLP-dependent enzyme, with protein sequence MESIIEKTATTELEHYFSKFRGNTIGVNHSFESVYGKQKILYADWIASGRLYFPIEEVMLNKIGPMIANTHSFSSETGKASTYAYQHARTIIKKHVNANESDCLVTTGTGMTAALSKLQRIMGLRSEDNIYNVKLHFDDERPVVFITHMEHHSNQVPWYETIADIVVLPADENNLVDPRILSSELKKYKNRSLKIGSFTACSNVTGIITPYYELAKIMHQNGGFCFVDFAASAPYVSIDMHPEDPEAQLDAIFFSPHKFLGGPGTCGVLVFNEKLYKSSFPDNPGGGNVKCTNPWGEYHYNDTIEVKEDGGTPGFLQVIRTALCLELKEQMGVENMKNREKELLDLCYSKLQKIEGVSILGDLNTERIGCVSFNIENIHYNLIVRILNDRFGIQVRGGWSCASTYAHYLFGINREESAEITKELLQKNLSNKPGWVRISLHPTMTNDELLFICDAIQKITFYYKQWQEVYKYNPTNNEFESIINQETIAEDVKQWFILE encoded by the coding sequence ATGGAATCTATTATAGAAAAAACAGCGACAACAGAATTAGAACATTATTTTTCTAAATTCAGAGGAAATACAATTGGCGTTAATCATTCTTTCGAATCAGTTTACGGAAAACAGAAAATATTGTACGCAGATTGGATCGCTAGCGGAAGATTGTATTTTCCAATTGAAGAGGTAATGCTCAATAAAATAGGTCCGATGATTGCCAATACGCATTCGTTTTCAAGCGAAACCGGCAAAGCATCTACATATGCGTATCAACACGCGCGAACAATAATCAAAAAGCACGTAAATGCCAATGAATCAGATTGTCTGGTAACGACTGGAACCGGAATGACAGCTGCTTTATCAAAATTGCAACGCATTATGGGACTTCGTTCTGAGGATAATATTTATAATGTAAAACTGCACTTTGATGACGAAAGACCAGTTGTTTTTATTACACATATGGAACATCATTCTAATCAGGTTCCGTGGTACGAAACCATTGCTGATATTGTGGTTTTGCCCGCAGATGAAAACAATTTGGTTGATCCAAGAATCTTGTCTTCAGAACTTAAGAAATATAAAAACCGAAGTTTAAAAATTGGTTCGTTTACAGCTTGTTCGAACGTTACAGGAATTATTACGCCGTATTATGAATTAGCCAAAATCATGCATCAAAACGGAGGTTTTTGTTTTGTTGATTTTGCTGCTTCGGCACCTTATGTTTCAATCGATATGCATCCCGAAGATCCTGAAGCGCAATTGGATGCGATTTTCTTTTCGCCTCATAAATTTTTAGGTGGACCAGGAACTTGCGGTGTTTTGGTTTTTAATGAGAAATTATACAAATCCAGTTTTCCTGATAATCCCGGTGGCGGAAATGTAAAATGTACGAATCCGTGGGGCGAATATCATTATAATGATACAATAGAAGTAAAGGAAGATGGCGGAACTCCGGGTTTTCTACAAGTAATTCGAACGGCTTTGTGCTTAGAATTGAAAGAGCAAATGGGCGTCGAAAACATGAAAAACAGAGAAAAAGAACTGTTGGATTTATGTTATTCAAAACTTCAAAAAATAGAAGGAGTTTCTATTTTAGGTGATTTAAATACAGAACGAATTGGATGCGTTTCTTTTAATATTGAAAACATTCATTATAACTTAATTGTCCGTATTTTAAATGATCGCTTCGGAATTCAGGTTCGTGGCGGTTGGTCTTGTGCGAGTACGTATGCGCATTATTTATTTGGTATTAATCGGGAAGAATCTGCAGAAATAACAAAAGAACTTCTTCAGAAAAACTTAAGCAATAAACCAGGTTGGGTTCGTATTTCTTTGCATCCAACAATGACCAACGATGAACTTTTATTTATTTGTGATGCCATCCAAAAAATAACTTTTTACTATAAACAATGGCAGGAAGTTTATAAATACAATCCAACAAACAATGAGTTCGAAAGTATTATAAACCAAGAAACAATTGCCGAAGATGTTAAGCAATGGTTTATTTTGGAATAA
- a CDS encoding thioredoxin family protein: MKKFIITLLLLVSCNMFGQMYNPVKWTTSVEKISDKEYVLKAEAAIQSGWHLYGQYIEEGGPSATAFSFKNPKNNFELTGKTTEGKGHEVVDKIFNMKIKYFEDKALFTQKIKFKSDQITNIAAEVGFMVCDDSNCLPPSSEELSFKIPNSKKLASAEEIAIVKDSAVAEEKTTVKATEKAETQIENPTKKKDTRGLISIFVIAFLSGFAALLTPCVFPMIPMTVSYFTKQSKTKAAGIRNALIYGFSIIIIYVLLGSIVTAVFGADSLNALSTNVWFNLIFFILLVVFAVSFLGAFEIMLPNALANKVDSQADRGGLVGIFFMALALAIVSFSCTGPIVGTLLVEAASKGGIAPIVGMLGFSTAIALPFSLFAAFPGWLNALPKSGGWLNTVKVVLGFLELALAFKFLSNADLVLQLHWLEREVFLTIWIAVFGTLAFYLFGKITLPHDSPLNHISVGRLGFGLIVLSFTIYLIPGLWGAPLKLISGFAPPMQYSESPDGFGASKSVSEVKSALPEGAEFGPQNIITFHDYNKGMEFAKKNKKPVLLDFTGYACVNCRKMEELVWSDPKVLGVLKNEVVLISLYVDDKNELPENEQYVSETTGKKIKTVGNKWSDLQIKTYKANAQPFYVIVDQNSVNLTEPSAYNPDIEDYYNWLNTGIKNFKS, from the coding sequence ATGAAAAAATTCATCATAACCTTACTATTGCTTGTGAGTTGCAATATGTTTGGACAAATGTACAATCCGGTAAAATGGACTACTTCTGTAGAAAAAATATCAGATAAAGAATATGTTTTAAAAGCCGAAGCTGCGATTCAGTCCGGTTGGCATTTGTACGGACAATATATCGAAGAAGGTGGACCATCGGCGACAGCTTTTTCGTTTAAAAATCCAAAGAATAACTTTGAATTAACAGGCAAAACTACCGAAGGAAAAGGACATGAAGTCGTGGATAAAATCTTCAATATGAAAATTAAATATTTTGAAGATAAAGCGCTTTTTACGCAGAAAATAAAATTCAAATCAGATCAAATTACAAACATTGCAGCCGAAGTTGGATTTATGGTTTGTGACGACAGTAATTGTTTACCGCCGTCATCAGAAGAATTGTCTTTTAAAATTCCGAATTCTAAAAAGTTGGCTTCCGCCGAAGAAATAGCAATTGTAAAAGATTCAGCTGTTGCTGAAGAAAAAACGACGGTTAAAGCAACAGAAAAAGCAGAAACACAAATTGAAAATCCAACTAAAAAGAAAGATACAAGAGGATTAATAAGCATTTTTGTTATTGCCTTTTTATCGGGATTTGCAGCTTTATTAACGCCTTGTGTTTTTCCGATGATTCCGATGACGGTTAGTTATTTTACCAAACAAAGCAAAACCAAAGCGGCAGGAATTAGAAACGCTTTGATTTACGGATTTTCGATCATCATTATTTATGTTTTATTGGGTTCAATTGTAACAGCTGTTTTTGGTGCCGATTCTCTGAACGCGCTTTCAACGAATGTTTGGTTCAATCTTATATTCTTTATTTTATTGGTTGTTTTTGCAGTTTCTTTTTTGGGCGCTTTCGAAATCATGCTGCCAAATGCATTGGCCAATAAAGTCGATTCGCAAGCGGATAGAGGAGGATTAGTCGGGATTTTCTTTATGGCTTTGGCTTTAGCCATTGTTTCATTCTCTTGTACGGGTCCAATTGTTGGAACATTATTAGTCGAAGCAGCTTCAAAAGGAGGTATCGCGCCAATTGTTGGAATGTTAGGATTTTCGACTGCAATTGCATTGCCATTTTCATTGTTTGCTGCATTTCCGGGTTGGTTAAATGCTTTGCCAAAATCGGGCGGATGGCTAAATACTGTAAAAGTCGTTTTAGGCTTTTTGGAATTGGCTTTAGCTTTCAAATTTTTATCAAATGCTGATTTGGTTTTGCAATTGCATTGGCTGGAAAGAGAAGTATTTCTAACGATTTGGATTGCCGTTTTTGGAACTTTGGCTTTCTATTTATTCGGAAAAATAACATTACCGCACGATTCTCCTTTAAACCATATTTCAGTTGGAAGATTAGGTTTTGGATTAATTGTTTTATCGTTTACTATTTATTTGATTCCAGGACTTTGGGGCGCGCCTTTAAAATTAATCAGCGGATTTGCGCCTCCAATGCAATACAGTGAATCGCCAGACGGATTTGGCGCTTCTAAAAGTGTTAGCGAAGTAAAGTCGGCTTTACCGGAAGGAGCTGAATTTGGTCCGCAAAATATTATCACTTTTCATGATTATAATAAAGGAATGGAATTCGCGAAGAAAAACAAGAAACCAGTTTTATTAGATTTTACAGGTTATGCATGCGTGAATTGCAGAAAAATGGAAGAATTGGTTTGGTCAGATCCAAAGGTTTTAGGTGTTTTGAAAAATGAAGTAGTTTTGATTTCATTGTACGTAGACGACAAAAATGAGCTTCCGGAAAACGAACAATATGTTTCTGAAACAACAGGCAAAAAGATCAAAACGGTTGGAAATAAATGGAGCGATTTACAAATCAAAACCTACAAAGCAAACGCACAGCCTTTTTATGTAATTGTAGACCAAAATAGTGTAAACTTAACGGAACCTTCGGCGTATAATCCTGATATCGAAGATTATTATAATTGGCTGAATACAGGAATCAAAAACTTCAAATCATAA